The Arcobacter sp. F155 genome contains the following window.
TTACACCTTTGTTATCTGTTAACCTTCCATCATCTAAAACTTGTAATAAAATATTAAACACATCAGGGTGAGCTTTTTCAATCTCATCAAATAAAATTACGCTATATGGTTTTCTTCTAACTGCTTCTGTCAGCTGACCACCCTCTTCATATCCAACATAACCTGGGGCTGCACCAATTAGTCTAGATACCGCATGTTTTTCCATATATTCACTCATATCAAATCTAATAAGTGACTTTTCATCATCAAATAAAAATCTTGCAAGAGTTTTTGCACTCTCCGTTTTACCAACTCCTGTTGGCCCTAAGAACATAAATGAACCAATAGGTCTACTATCTTCACTTAATCCAGCTTTATTTCTTTTAATAGCTCTAGAGATTGCTTTTAAAGCCTCATCTTGCCCTATTACATCCTCTTTTAAAACTTGCTCAACTTTTAAAACTTTTTGTTTTTCAGAATCCATCATTTTATTTACTGGAATTCCAGTCCATCTTGAAACAATACTTGCAATTGCTTCTTCATCAACAGAGTTTCTTAAAAGAGTTCCCTCTTCTTGCATCTTTGCCCACTTTTCTTGATTCTCTTTTATTTTTGCTTCAAGTTGTGGAATCTCTCCATACTCAATAGAAGCTGCTTCTTCAAAGTTTGAATCTCTTTTTGCCCTTGCTGCTTTTGTTTTTAGTTCATCAATTTTTGCTTTTAATGTACTTTCAGCATTAAAAGTCTGCTTTTCATTTTCAAATCTTGTTTCTAAAGACTGTTTCTCTTCATTTAAGTTAGCTAACTCTTTTTCAATCTCTTCTAGTCTTTCACTATTTTTCTTATTTTTTTCCATCTTTAATGCTTCTTTTTCCACATTAATAGTTTGGATTTTTCTTTTTATATTTGATAAAGCAATTGGTTCAGACTCAATTTGCATTTTTAATTCTGCTGCTGCTTCATCAATTAAGTCAATTGCTTTATCAGGTAAAAATCTATCTGTAATATATCTATTAGATAATTTTGCTGCACTAACTAGTGCACTATCATTTATAGTTACATTATGGTGTGTTTCTAACTTCTCTTTTATACCTCTTAATATTTGTAAAGCTTCATTTACACTTGGTTCATCTACATTTACAGGCTGAAATCTTCTTTGCATAGCAGCATCTTTTTCAAAATACTTTCTATATTCTTTAAGAGTTGTTGCACCTATTGTATGAAGCTCACCTCTAGCAAGACTAGGTTTTAAGATATTTGCTGCATCCATACTTCCTTCACTTGCACCTGCTCCAATAATAGTATGAATCTCATCAATGAAAAGGATTATGTTTCCAGCTTTTTTAACCTCATCAATAACAGACTTTAATCTATCTTCAAATTCACCTCTATATTTTGCACCTGCAATCATTGCACTCATATCTAAAGTAATCACTTTTTTGTTTTGTAAACTTGTAGGAACATCTTTATTTACTATTCTTTGAGCAAGACCTTCTGCAATTGCAGTTTTACCAGTTCCTGGTTCACCTAATAAAATTGGGTTATTTTTTGTTTTTCTAATTAGAATTTGCATCATTCTATTTATTTGTTCATCTCTTCCAATTACTGGGTCAAGCTCTCCATCAATAGCTTTTTTATTTAAATTTATTCCATATTTTTCTAGGGCATCAAAGTTTTCATCAGAACTAGCACTATCTACTGTAGCTCCTGCTCTCATAGCTTCAAGCTCTTTTGCTGCTTCTCTTAAGTCAATATATTTACCTAAAACTTCTTTTAACTCTTTTGTAGCAAAATTTGCCACAAGCCAAGTATCAATAGCAATAAACTTATCCCCTTGTTTTATAGCTTGTCCTTGTGCACTCTCTAAAGAACTAGCAAAACTTCTTGAAAGTTTAATATTCTCTTTTGATATAGATGATACAGATGTAAGTTTTGCTGCATAAGACTTAGCTTCTAGTTCTATTGCAACTTTATCAACATTCATTTTATTTAATAATTGATTTAAAACTGAATTAGTATTTGTTAATAAAGCCCATAGAAAGTGTATTACTTCTACTTCTTGATTTTTATTATGTAAAGCTAAAGACACTGAAGAATCAACTGTCTCAGCCATTTGATTTGTTAGTTTTTCGAATATTTGTTTCATTTTTAGCACTCCTTTAATTCAACTGCTAATAAAATTATAGCACTTGAGTCATATTTTGTCAAGTACTATTATTTAATGGTAATAAGATTTTAAAAGAAGCACCTTTATAGTGCTTATTATCATAGTTTATATTTATATTTTCTGCTTTAATATTTCCATGCATATGATCAGCAATAATTTGGTGAGACATATATAAACCTATTCCTGTTCCTTGTGCTTTATGTTTAGTAGTAAAGTATGGTTCAAATATTTTATCAATAATATTTTCAGGAATTCCCCCTGCATTATCTTTAATCTCTAAAACGTAATTATTAGCTTCAGTACTCTCATTTATATAGATTACTCTATGCTCTACGTTATTTGCAATAAAGGCATCTTTTGAGTTATTTATAATATTTACAAAAACTTGGATAAACTCATTTGAAAGACCTTCATATAAAAGTTCTTCTTCCAAATAGTTCTCAAATAGTTCTATTTCATGGTTTTTTAAACTTGCATCTAATAGTTTAAGTGCTCTTTTAATTATAAGTCTAGTAATAAACCTCTCTGTCTTTTTATCAGATTTAAAGAAGTTTCTAAAGTCATCAATTGTTTTTGATAAGAATTGAGTATTTTCAACAATAATATCCATAGTATCTGCAACTCTATCATTATTTAAAACACCAAACTCTTTTTCAAACTTAATTCCACTTGCACAAGTACTAATTGTATTTAAAGGTTGTCTCCATTGGTGGGCAATATTTCCTATCATCTCACCCATTGATGCCATTTTACTTTGTTGGAATAATAATTGATCTTTTTGTTTTAACTCTGTTATATCAATTACCGCAGTTAACCTTACATCTTCACCTTCAAACTCTAAAATCTTACCTTGAACTAAGGCTTGGAATCTTTTTCCATTTAATTTTATTAATTCAACCTCATAGGGGTCAGTATTTTTTATCAAGTTTGACTGTACTATTTTGTGGTATTTTTCATCAATAAAATCAAACATTGGTCTATTTATAAACTCTTTTCTACTTCCTGCTTGAAATAGCTTTAAACTTACATCATTTATATCTATAATCTTGCCATCTTTTGATAAGACAATTGATTCCATTGTAGAATTAAAAAGCCCTTTAAAACTATTTAATGACTTTTCTAAATTATCTTCTCTTTTATCAATCTCAATTTGCATTTTATTAAAACTCTCAAGAAGATTATTTAACTCTTCATAATGAAGCTCATCTACTTTCATATTATAATCACCATCAGAAATCCGTGATGTGATTAATTGTAAGTTATCAAAGGCTGTAAAGATTTTTTGTGAGATTCTTATTGCTAGGAAAATTGCAATAATACTAAAAAATAATACTACTAAAACAATAGAAATAATAATTGAACTTAGAGACTTTAAAATATCATCATGGCTTTGTCTAACTAAAATACTCCAACCAGTTTTTTTAACTTTGGTATAAGAACCTAATTGTTTACCTTTTTTAGTAACTCCTGTAAAAATTGCTTGTTTAAAAGGCTTCTCTTTATTTATTAAATCGGTATAAACAGAAGAAGAACTTGCATTATATCTTTGAAGTACATACTGCTTTGAGTCAGGATTTAAAATCATAATTCCTGTTTCATCAAATATTCTTAACATATGAGAATTATCAGTGTTCTTAAATCTTTGTATAAAGTTTGACAACTCAGTTAACTTAATCATAATAACACCAATTTTATCATTCATTTTGAAACTATATGAAATACTTGGTTCTTCATCAACTGAAGATAAAAATACATTACTCCAGTAATATTTTCTATGGTCTTTTATCTTTTTAAAATAGTTTTTATTTGAGTAATCAAAACCTTTATAGATGTTTAGATTAGATATTGCATAAAAATCTTCTATGATTCCTTTTTCATCTAAAACTAATATAGAAGAGATACTTTTATTTGTTTCAACAAGATTTTTAAGAACCATATAGTTATACGAGTAGTTCTCTGACACATATATAGAGATATCCTCTATATCTTGAAGTAGCTGCTCAACTTCTTTTC
Protein-coding sequences here:
- a CDS encoding ATP-binding protein; its protein translation is MNKIKSLKREILQLLVLFSISVIIIVGILTIWKLYSSKVEIINHNQNLILKQVGKEVEQLLQDIEDISIYVSENYSYNYMVLKNLVETNKSISSILVLDEKGIIEDFYAISNLNIYKGFDYSNKNYFKKIKDHRKYYWSNVFLSSVDEEPSISYSFKMNDKIGVIMIKLTELSNFIQRFKNTDNSHMLRIFDETGIMILNPDSKQYVLQRYNASSSSVYTDLINKEKPFKQAIFTGVTKKGKQLGSYTKVKKTGWSILVRQSHDDILKSLSSIIISIVLVVLFFSIIAIFLAIRISQKIFTAFDNLQLITSRISDGDYNMKVDELHYEELNNLLESFNKMQIEIDKREDNLEKSLNSFKGLFNSTMESIVLSKDGKIIDINDVSLKLFQAGSRKEFINRPMFDFIDEKYHKIVQSNLIKNTDPYEVELIKLNGKRFQALVQGKILEFEGEDVRLTAVIDITELKQKDQLLFQQSKMASMGEMIGNIAHQWRQPLNTISTCASGIKFEKEFGVLNNDRVADTMDIIVENTQFLSKTIDDFRNFFKSDKKTERFITRLIIKRALKLLDASLKNHEIELFENYLEEELLYEGLSNEFIQVFVNIINNSKDAFIANNVEHRVIYINESTEANNYVLEIKDNAGGIPENIIDKIFEPYFTTKHKAQGTGIGLYMSHQIIADHMHGNIKAENININYDNKHYKGASFKILLPLNNST
- a CDS encoding ATP-dependent Clp protease ATP-binding subunit, which codes for MKQIFEKLTNQMAETVDSSVSLALHNKNQEVEVIHFLWALLTNTNSVLNQLLNKMNVDKVAIELEAKSYAAKLTSVSSISKENIKLSRSFASSLESAQGQAIKQGDKFIAIDTWLVANFATKELKEVLGKYIDLREAAKELEAMRAGATVDSASSDENFDALEKYGINLNKKAIDGELDPVIGRDEQINRMMQILIRKTKNNPILLGEPGTGKTAIAEGLAQRIVNKDVPTSLQNKKVITLDMSAMIAGAKYRGEFEDRLKSVIDEVKKAGNIILFIDEIHTIIGAGASEGSMDAANILKPSLARGELHTIGATTLKEYRKYFEKDAAMQRRFQPVNVDEPSVNEALQILRGIKEKLETHHNVTINDSALVSAAKLSNRYITDRFLPDKAIDLIDEAAAELKMQIESEPIALSNIKRKIQTINVEKEALKMEKNKKNSERLEEIEKELANLNEEKQSLETRFENEKQTFNAESTLKAKIDELKTKAARAKRDSNFEEAASIEYGEIPQLEAKIKENQEKWAKMQEEGTLLRNSVDEEAIASIVSRWTGIPVNKMMDSEKQKVLKVEQVLKEDVIGQDEALKAISRAIKRNKAGLSEDSRPIGSFMFLGPTGVGKTESAKTLARFLFDDEKSLIRFDMSEYMEKHAVSRLIGAAPGYVGYEEGGQLTEAVRRKPYSVILFDEIEKAHPDVFNILLQVLDDGRLTDNKGVTVDFKNTIIILTSNIGSSKIIEIENKENRRKEVLNELKSHFRPEFLNRLDDIIIFEQLGLDAITNIVDIMFDSIKKKVEQKDISISLTSSAKEHIAKIGFDPVYGARPLKRAIYEIVEDKLADLILEDKITEGSSVEFDLVNEEVVVNIK